The following coding sequences are from one Gossypium raimondii isolate GPD5lz chromosome 4, ASM2569854v1, whole genome shotgun sequence window:
- the LOC105780955 gene encoding probable auxin efflux carrier component 1c: MISLADVYHVIAATVPLYFAMILAYVSVKWWKLFTPEQCAGINKFVAKFSIPLLSFQVISENNPYKMNLKLILADFLQKLLAFLVLFALTKLSSRGGLSSIITGLSLSTMPNTLILGIPLLRAMYGDKSATLLAQIVVLQSLIWYNLLLFLFELNATKAASETTVAVSQASGGEEAPEEAQGKEGGEETQTRARKSKTMLIFLTVGKKLMANPNTHATLLGLIWASIQFRWNIKFPAIVEKSIAILSSGGLGMAMFSLGLFMASRPSIIACGIRMATVAMIMKFIAGPALMAAASTTLGLKGKLLRVAIVQAALPQGIVPFVFAKEYNVHPDILSTGVIFGMLIALPVALVYYLLLAL, translated from the exons ATGATTTCCCTGGCAGATGTTTATCATGTTATAGCAGCCACGGTGCCTTTATACTTTGCCATGATTTTAGCCTACGTATCGGTGAAATGGTGGAAGCTGTTCACACCGGAACAATGCGCAGGCATCAACAAGTTCGTGGCTAAATTCTCAATCCCACTCTTGTCTTTCCAAGTCATCTCCGAAAACAACCCTTACAAGATGAACCTCAAACTCATACTTGCCGATTTCTTGCAAAAACTATTGGCTTTCCTTGTCTTGTTTGCCCTCACTAAGCTCAGTTCCCGGGGTGGTTTATCGTCCATCATAACCGGTCTCTCTTTATCCACCATGCCTAACACTTTAATCCTCGGAATCCCACTGTTGAGGGCTATGTATGGAGATAAATCAGCCACTCTTTTGGCTCAGATTGTCGTTCTACAAAGcttaatttggtataatttacTCTTGTTTTTGTTTGAGCTAAACGCTACCAAAGCTGCCTCTGAGACCACTGTTGCAGTTTCACAAGCCTCAG ggggcGAAGAGGCCCCCGAAGAAGCACAAGGGAAAGAGGGAGGAGAAGAGACACAAACGAGAGCAAGGAAATCCAAGACAATGCTGATTTTCTTGACAGTGGGGAAGAAGCTAATGGCGAATCCCAATACCCATGCTACCTTACTTGGTCTTATTTGGGCAAGCATTCAATTCAG GTGGAACATTAAATTCCCCGCCATTGTTGAAAAATCAATAGCAATATTATCCAGTGGAGGACTTGGTATGGCAATGTTCAGCTTAG gTCTATTCATGGCATCACGGCCAAGCATAATAGCTTGTGGTATACGAATGGCGACAGTAGCCATGATCATGAAATTCATTGCTGGTCCAGCTCTAATGGCGGCCGCCTCCACCACTCTCGGACTTAAAGGCAAATTATTGAGAGTAGCAATTGTACAG GCTGCTCTCCCTCAAGGAATCGTTCCATTTGTTTTCGCCAAAGAGTACAATGTTCATCCTGATATATTAAGCACAGG GGTAATCTTTGGTATGCTTATTGCCTTACCTGTAGCATTGGTCTACTATCTTCTTTTAGCATTGTGA